GAAGGTGATGAGCCGGTTGAGGGTGTAGTTCACCACGCCGCCCAGCACGCAGCCGGCCACCGTGGCCCACACCGGGGAGAGGCCTCCCCACTCCACCATGCCCAGCACCGCCACGAAGTCCACCGCCGTGGCGATGGCGCCCGCCGCCGCGTTGAAGCCGAACAGCGCCACGCCCGAGCGCTGCTTCACCGGCTTCTTGGGCGTCAGGGCCCGCACCAGCGTGCGGAAGCGCGACACCGCCGTGACGTTGCTCAGGATGGCCACGAAGACGAGGCCCGCCACCGCCAGCCAGTGCATGGGGTGCTTCTCCTGCGGCCAGAACAGCGCCTCCAGGATGGGGGACAGCGCCGTGCCCACGCCCAGGAACAGCACCCGCTCCAGCCGCTGCATCGCGCCGTCGCGCACGCTCACGCCCAGGCCTTCACCCTTGGCGCGCACGTACGGCACCAGCGAGGAGCCCATCAGCGCGCCCAGCGCGGGCAAGAGCACCCAGGTGTCCCGGTAGTACCAGGCCAGGCCCATCAGGATGGCGGAGTCCACGTAACGGTCCAGCACGGAGTCCAGCGCCGCGCCCGCGGGGTTCGCCTCCTTGCGGGTGCGCGCCACGCGGCCGTCCATCACGTCCAGCACGCCCGCGAAGAGGAACAGCCAGCCGCCCAGCGCGAAGCGGCCCGCCGCCACCGCCACGCCGGACGACACGCCCAGCAGGCCCGACAGCATGGACAGCGCGTTGGCCGGCAGGCCCGAGCGCAGGAGCACCGTCCACAGGGGCTGGATGACCCAGAAGAAGTAGTGGCGCAGGAAGAAGCCCACCAGCACCGATTTGCCGCGCGTCAGCGTCTCCGCGTCCCGGGGGATGCCCTTGATGGCACACCGGATACAGAAGAGCACCAGGCCCACGAGGAAGTACGCGACCGCGAACAGCGCGGGCGCGAGCGCGGTCCAGATGCGCGCCGAAGGGGACAGGTCTCCACTCAGCAAGGCCAGCATGTTGTCATGCACGGGTGTTCCCTCCAGACGGCAGGGTCACGGGCGCCACTCCAGGCGCTTCCATGGCCCGTCTTGCGAAGACAGCCCTCACGACGACGAAGGCCACGACCGCCGCGGTGGCTCCCGCGAGCACGTCGAGGACGTAGTGGTGCGTGAGATACACGGCGGAAAAAGCGACGAGCAGCGCGAACAAACCTGTGCCCACGCGCCACGCGGGGCCCTTGTGCCAGAGGACGAGCACCATCATCAGCGGGTAGGCCGCGTGCAGCGACGGCATGGCCCCGAAGACGTTGGGGTTGCGGCCGTAGAAGTTCGCGAAGTAGTGGATGCCGAAGAAGGCATCGAAGCGCGCGGTGCCCGCCGGACTGGGTGGCGCCGCCAGGTTCGCGAGCCCCGGCCCGTACTTCAGGATGTACCAGGGGGGAGCCGCGGGGTAGATGACGTAGGTGACCACGCCAATGGCGTTCACCAGGAAGAAGGCCCAGCACAACTGTTCGAACCGCGCGTCCTTCTTGAAGAAGAACCACAGCGCCACGAGGAAGACCTCGTAGATGTAGGCCGCGTAGGCCCAGCCGCACAAAAGGTCCAACGGGGTGTTGGGGTGACGCGACCACCACTCGGGCCAGTGCGTGCCGCCCGGGGCGGGGAACAGCAGCTTCTCCAGGTTCCACAGGTCGCCGGTGTGGATGGTGCCGCGCACCCCCAGCCACAGCGCCTGGCTGTCCAGGATCATGCCGGTGAGCCACAGCGGAAACGCGCCGCGGAGGAACCGCCGCGGGCCGGCGCCGGCCCAGGCCAGCACCACCAGCAGCAGGTCCGCCGCGACGTGCTCCCACCGGACCCTTCCGGTGGAGACGACCAGCGCGAAGTGGCCCGCCGCCATGACGGTGACGAGCCACTTGAACGCGGAGTCCTTCTTAGCGGGAGAGCGGGAGGTCATCCCCGTAGTAGTCCATCCCCAGGTGCGTGATGGGCTCTTCGCCCGCGACGACGCGCAGCGTGTTCTTCAGCTTGGTCAGCTGGATGAACAGGTCGTGCTCCACCGGCAGGCCCGGGTGGGCCATGGGGCTCTTGAAGTAGAAGGACATCCACTCCTGGATGCCCCGCCACTCCATCCGCTTCGCCAGGTCCAGGAACAGCGCGATGTCCAGCACGAGCGGCGCCGCCAGGATGGAGTCGCGGCAGAGGAAGTTGACCTTGATCTGCATCGGGTAGCCCAGCCACCCGGTGATGTCGATGTTGTCCCAACCCTCCTTCGCGTCGCCGCGGGGCGGGTAGTAGTGGATCGACACCTTGTGCGAGTACTTGTTGTACAGCTCCGGGTACAGGTCCGGCTGCAGGATGGTGTCGAGCACGCTCGACTTGGTCACTTCCTTGGCCTTGAAGGCCGCCGGATCATCCAGCACCTCGCCGTCACGGTTGCCCAGGATGTTGGTGGAGAACCACCCCTCCAGGCCCAGCATGCGCGCCTTGAGCGCGGGCGCGATGACCGTCTTCATCATCGTCTGGCCGCTCTTGAGGTCACGGCCCGCGACGGGCGCGCCCTCCAGCCTGGCCATCTCCTGCAGCGCGGGCGTGTCCACGGAGGCGTTCGGCGTCCCGTTGGCGAAGGGCACGCCTTCCTTGATGGCCGCGTAGGTGTAGAGCGCTGTGGGGTTGATGTCCGGGCTGTTGGCGTCCAGCGCCTTCTCGAAGTTGGCCAGCGACTGGAAGGCCTCCGGCAGTGGGCGGAAGGTCTCCACGCTGCTGCACACCACCATCACGGCGCGCTTGGCGTTGAGCTCCTTCTTGAAGTCCCGGATGTCCTGGCGGATGGCCTCGATGCTCTCGCGGTGCGTCTTGGTGGCCTTGATGTGGTTCGCGGCGATGCGGCGCACGAACTCCGGGTCGTGCACGCCCGGCTTGGGCTTGATGCCCTGGAGGAAGGGCTTCACCTGCTCCAGGTGCTTGTCCGTCAGCACGCCCGAGCGCACGGCCACCTGGTAGGCGTCCTCGCTGATGATGTCCCACGCGCCGAAGACGACGTCATCCAGGGTGGCCAGCGGCACCAGCTCGTTGAGCTTCACGGTGCGGCCGTCGGTGCGCTTGCCCAGACGGGCCGTGCCCATCTGCGTGAGCGAGCCGATGGGGGCGCCCTTGCCCTGCCGCGCCAGCTCCACACCCGCCATCAGCGTGGTGGAAACCGCGCCCAGGCCCGGGATGAGCACCGCCAGCTTGCCCTCGGGCTTCGCGACCTTCTTCTTGTTCTCCATCGTCCTGATTCCTTCGAAAGGCGGGAAATTCGCTCCGCCCGTAATGAGCGTCTCCGAGTCCGTCCATCCGGTGCCGGCAGGCTGCCGGACGGAAGGTGGAAAATCTCGAAAGCGGATGGTTGATACTCTAAACCGTCTGTCACTTCAACGTGATGTGTGGACGGTGTCCGGCTCGTACCACGGCGGCGCCCGGCTGCATGACTCGGGCCGGGGCCTCGCTACAAGCCAGGACGAACGGCGCTGTCAGAGAAACAGCGACCATGTGACAAAAGTCTCGCCCACCACGGCGGGCCCCCTCGGGTGCGCCTGCCGGGTGGGCTGGGGTGGTACGGGTCTGAGGCTGTCCTGCTTTCACACACCCCCTGACACACGTGTCAGGCTTTGAGAGCCTGGGAGCCGCCGGGTTTCCGGCGGCCCCTGTCCGGCGTCCCGTCAGTTGTGGCGGGGGGCGCCCCGGTCGAGCTTCTGGTTGTCGCCCGGGTGGTACTTGTCGCCGGTGAGGACGGCTTTCACGAACCCGACCAACTGGACCATCTTGCTGTTGGGCGTGTCCCAGTACTCGGCCTTCTCGACGGAGACGCGCAGCAGGGCCAGGTTCGGATCATCCAGCCCCTGGGGGAACCAGGCCTTGAGGGCGGGGTTCCACAGCTCCTTGGCCTTGGCCTTGTCGTGGATCAGCGCGCAGCGGCCGCTGACGGACACGTACCGGTCCCGCGTGGGGTCCGAGTAGGCGAGGCTGACATGGTGGTCCTTCTGCACCTCGTCCACCTTGTGGGTGTGGTCGTTGGTGAAGAACCACAGCTCCCCGTCGAAGTCCTTGTCATAGGTCCACATCGGCCGGCTGCGCAGGCTGCCGTCGGTGTCCACGGTCGTCATCATCGCGACCTTGATGCCGTGGATGAGCTTGCCCAGGTGCTCCACCACGTCCTGCGGACTCTTCGTCGTCGTCGTCATGTGCTCGCCTCCCTTGGCGGTTGAAGGTAGGCAGCGGTTGGAGAGCGAACATCGTCCGCACCGCCGGGTCGGCACCCCGGCAGCCGGGCGTGTGATAGGGGGCGTGCCGGGCCCGCTCGCTTGTTTCGTCCTTCGGAACGAGGCGTGACGGCCGGGAGCGACAAGGGATGCTGAAGACCGCGTGGAACGAGTGGAGCCTGAAGGCGCTGCAACTGGAGACGGCCCTGCTGGCGCTGGAGGAGATTGAGCTGCCGGACGCGATGCACGCGCTCCAGGACGCGGCCCAGCAGAAGCTGCTGGAGCTGGCGCGGGCGTGGCAGAAGACGCAGCCGGCGAAGGAGCCGCGCCAGTGGACGCGCGAGGAGAAGGCGGGCGGCGCGCCTCGCGACGAGGAGCTGGCGGACCTGGTGAAGGGCTTCCGCGAGGACGGCAAGACGTGGACGCTCTACCGGCTCACCAGCGACAAGAAGGAAGTGGTGGAGACGGTGGTCTCCGAAGGGCGCGCGTGCATGGCCGCGGGCGGCGAGTACTACCTGGGCCAGTGGGACGCGGAGGACAGCGTGCTGGAGGTGGGGCGCGACGACGAGGCCGGCGAGCCCGGCACCGGGCTGGTGCTGGAGCCGGGCGGGGAGCTGCGCTACTCGCCTTCACCGGAGCTGGCGGACCCGTAGTCAGGACTCGAGGAGCTTCACCATCCGCGCGCGGAGCTTCTCGTCCGGCAGCCGTCCGAAGCCCGCCTTCACGTTGTCCTCCAGGTGGGCGGGGTCGGACGTGGCGGGGATGGGGCAGTTCACTGCGGGGTGGCCCAGGATGAACTTGAGGAAGAACTGGGCCCAGCTCGTGCAGTCGAACTCCGCGGCCCAGTCCGGCAGGGGCTTCCCCTTCATCTTGCGGAAGAGGTTGCCCTTGTCGAAGGGCTCCATGACGAGCACGGCCACGCCGTGCTCCTTCGCCGCGGGCAGCAGGCGCGCCTCGGCGTCGCGCATCGCGAGCGAGTAGGGCAGCTGCACGAAGTCCAGCTTGCTGCCTTGGATGTGCTTCTCCAGGTCGTCGAAGGCGCCGCGCTGGTAGTGGGTGACGCCCAGGTAGCGGATCTTCTTCGCGGCCTTCATCTCCCGCAGCACGGGCAGGTGCACGTCCACGTCCAGCAGGTTGTGCACCTGCATCAGGTCCATGCGGCCGTGGCCCATCTTCTGGAGGGACGCCTGCATCTGCGCCGCCCCTTCCGCCTTGCCGCGCGTCCAGACCTTGGTGGCGAGGAACGGGGTCTGCTCCTGGCCGGACTGCTTCAGCAGGTCGCCCACGACGGCCTCGGAGCGGCCGTACATGGGGGACGAGTCGATGAGGCGCGCGCCCGAGGCGAAGAACTTCTGGAGGACCTGGGCCAGGGGCGCGCGTTCGTTCGCGGCGCCGCCGACGTCGAAGGTCTGCCAGGTGCCCATGCCGATGACGGGCAGGGCTTCGCCGGAGCTGGGGATGGGGCGGGTGAGCATGCGGGGACTCCGGGCAAGGGCGGAGAGGGGCGGCGCGAGCGCGGCGCCGATGCCCGCCACCAGGACCTCGCGGCGGGACGGGTGGGGAGGACGGGACGGGCGCATGGGGAGAGCGTAGCGGCCGGGGGCGCCGGACACCGGGCTTCGTAAGGGGGAAGACGGGCAGGTGACAGTTCTGGAGGGCCGCGGTGTTCCCTTCGCCGAATCCCTTTTTGAGGAAGGTCCAGGCGATGAAGCGCAAGGTCGCGGTGTGTGTCGGGGTGATGGTCGCGGTGGCGGCGGGAGCGGCCGGGGCCGAGGAGCGGAAGGAAGGAACCGCCACCCCTGAGTCGTACGCCGCTCCCGCGCAGGAGACACCGGCGCCCACGGTCGTCGCGGTCCCGGTGTCCGCGCTGTCTCCCGCGCCCCTCGTGGAGGCGGCGACGGGCGGTGAGCCCGCGCGGCCCGCGGCGGTGGCCCAGCAGCGCTCGGACACGGAGGAGATCCACGTCCCGGTGGTGCTGATGGCCCTTCCGCACGTGAGCACGGCGGGCACGGCCACGGAGCGGTTGGTGACCACGTTCGCGCTGGGGGCGCTCGCGACGCATGCGAAGCGGGTGGACGGCGCGGCCATGTCCCTGGGCGCGAACTGGGTGGGCGAGGACCTGTCCGGCGTGCAGCTCACGCTTGGGGCCAACGTGGTGCGCGGCACCGCGTCCGGCGCGCAGTTCGCCGTGGGCGGCAACATCGTCACGGGCGAGCTGGACGGCCTCCAGGCCTCGGTGGGCCTCAACGTGGTGAAGGGCTCGGCGGTGGCCGGTCAGTTCGCCGTGGGCGGCAACGTGGCCGGCGGCGAGCTGGCTGGCGGCCAGTTCTCCGTGGGCGCGAACATCGCGGGCTCGGGCGGCGTGGGGGGCCAGTTCTCCGTGGGCGCGAACATCGCGACCGCGTCGTTCAAGGGCGCGCAGTTCTCGGCGGGCGCGAACATCGCTTCGACGATGTCGGGCCTCCAGGCCTCCTCGGGGCTCAACTACGCGGGCCGGATGGAGGGCGCGCAGCTGTCGCTCCTCAACGTGGGCGGGGACGTGTCCGGCGCGCAGGTGGGGTTGATCAACGTCGCGGGCAAGGTGGATGGCCTCCAGCTGGGGTTGATCAACGTCGCGCGGGAGTCCCAGGGCGAGGCGCTGGGCCTGCTCAGCTTCATCGGCAATGGCCAGGCGAACCTGCAGCTGTGGGCCAGCGACATCGCGTACACCAACGTCGCG
The sequence above is drawn from the Corallococcus sp. NCRR genome and encodes:
- a CDS encoding GtrA family protein, yielding MLALLSGDLSPSARIWTALAPALFAVAYFLVGLVLFCIRCAIKGIPRDAETLTRGKSVLVGFFLRHYFFWVIQPLWTVLLRSGLPANALSMLSGLLGVSSGVAVAAGRFALGGWLFLFAGVLDVMDGRVARTRKEANPAGAALDSVLDRYVDSAILMGLAWYYRDTWVLLPALGALMGSSLVPYVRAKGEGLGVSVRDGAMQRLERVLFLGVGTALSPILEALFWPQEKHPMHWLAVAGLVFVAILSNVTAVSRFRTLVRALTPKKPVKQRSGVALFGFNAAAGAIATAVDFVAVLGMVEWGGLSPVWATVAGCVLGGVVNYTLNRLITFRSQGAVAPQLARYTLVSATSALLNAGGVALLTLHPQLAYALGWWVVRGVVYFAWNLPLQRDYVFNDTSDELLEQRPHAA
- a CDS encoding pyridoxamine 5'-phosphate oxidase family protein, yielding MTTTTKSPQDVVEHLGKLIHGIKVAMMTTVDTDGSLRSRPMWTYDKDFDGELWFFTNDHTHKVDEVQKDHHVSLAYSDPTRDRYVSVSGRCALIHDKAKAKELWNPALKAWFPQGLDDPNLALLRVSVEKAEYWDTPNSKMVQLVGFVKAVLTGDKYHPGDNQKLDRGAPRHN
- a CDS encoding aldo/keto reductase, coding for MRPSRPPHPSRREVLVAGIGAALAPPLSALARSPRMLTRPIPSSGEALPVIGMGTWQTFDVGGAANERAPLAQVLQKFFASGARLIDSSPMYGRSEAVVGDLLKQSGQEQTPFLATKVWTRGKAEGAAQMQASLQKMGHGRMDLMQVHNLLDVDVHLPVLREMKAAKKIRYLGVTHYQRGAFDDLEKHIQGSKLDFVQLPYSLAMRDAEARLLPAAKEHGVAVLVMEPFDKGNLFRKMKGKPLPDWAAEFDCTSWAQFFLKFILGHPAVNCPIPATSDPAHLEDNVKAGFGRLPDEKLRARMVKLLES
- a CDS encoding inositol-3-phosphate synthase, which gives rise to MENKKKVAKPEGKLAVLIPGLGAVSTTLMAGVELARQGKGAPIGSLTQMGTARLGKRTDGRTVKLNELVPLATLDDVVFGAWDIISEDAYQVAVRSGVLTDKHLEQVKPFLQGIKPKPGVHDPEFVRRIAANHIKATKTHRESIEAIRQDIRDFKKELNAKRAVMVVCSSVETFRPLPEAFQSLANFEKALDANSPDINPTALYTYAAIKEGVPFANGTPNASVDTPALQEMARLEGAPVAGRDLKSGQTMMKTVIAPALKARMLGLEGWFSTNILGNRDGEVLDDPAAFKAKEVTKSSVLDTILQPDLYPELYNKYSHKVSIHYYPPRGDAKEGWDNIDITGWLGYPMQIKVNFLCRDSILAAPLVLDIALFLDLAKRMEWRGIQEWMSFYFKSPMAHPGLPVEHDLFIQLTKLKNTLRVVAGEEPITHLGMDYYGDDLPLSR
- a CDS encoding phosphatase PAP2 family protein produces the protein MTSRSPAKKDSAFKWLVTVMAAGHFALVVSTGRVRWEHVAADLLLVVLAWAGAGPRRFLRGAFPLWLTGMILDSQALWLGVRGTIHTGDLWNLEKLLFPAPGGTHWPEWWSRHPNTPLDLLCGWAYAAYIYEVFLVALWFFFKKDARFEQLCWAFFLVNAIGVVTYVIYPAAPPWYILKYGPGLANLAAPPSPAGTARFDAFFGIHYFANFYGRNPNVFGAMPSLHAAYPLMMVLVLWHKGPAWRVGTGLFALLVAFSAVYLTHHYVLDVLAGATAAVVAFVVVRAVFARRAMEAPGVAPVTLPSGGNTRA